The nucleotide window GAGCGATTTTTTAAGATAAACCCAATCAACGGTGGATGGCTTTTTTTCTCCTGTCGCTATTTGTTTGCGATTGTTTTGCCACACAGTGAGCGTTGAAAAAATTAATAGATGCACCGCGATAATTGGCAAATACACCAACGGGCGGTTATCTACCAATAGCAACAACGGCAACGCCATCATCGCCCCACCAAACCCCAAACCGGTGCGCACAAAACCGCTCCAGATGAAGATCAGTAACACGAGGATGAGCTGGGTGAGGGAGAGATCATTCATGGGAGAAATCCAATTGCTAACTGCGGGTACAAAGCAACCACAAATAAATAAGGCACCCAAAAGGTGCCTTATTTATACATACGCAGGTCAAAACAACAAATACTAATTATTCCACCGTCACACTCTTCGCCAAATTCCGCGGCTGATCCACATCCGTGCCTTTAATAATCGCCACGTAATAACTCAGCAATTGTAGCGGCAAGGTATAGAGAATCGGTGCTAACCATGGGTGGATATGCGGGACGTTGATAACGCGCATAGTGGCATCGGATTCGAAGTGCGCGTCTTCATCGGCGAAGACATACAAAATCCCGCCGCGTGCGCGCACTTCTTCCACGTTGGATTTTAATTTTTCCAACAAGTCGTTATTAGGTGCGACAACGATGATCGGCATTTCGGCATCGATTAGCGCGAGTGGGCCGTGTTTTAATTCACCGGCTGCGTAAGCTTCAGCGTGGATGTAAGAAATTTCTTTTAGCTTCAGCGCGCCTTCCATTGCAATCGGATATTGATCGCCACGGCCTAAGAAGAGTGAATGGTGTTTGTCCGCAAACTCTTCTGCAAGTGCTTCAATTTTTGGGGCGAGTGCGAGTGACTCTTCCAATTTTGCGGGCAGATTTTTTAACGCGCCGACCATTTCTTTTTGTTGCTCAGCAGAGAGACCGTTGTATTTGCCAATGGCTAATACCAGCATCGCCAAACCAACCAATTGCGTGGTGAACGCTTTGGTAGATGCCACACCAATTTCTGCACCGGCGCGAGTCATAAATGCTAAATCAGATTCACGCACCAATGATGAACCCGCCACGTTACAAATACTCAAGCTGCCTAAATAACCGAGCTCTTTTGCCAAACGCAATGCAGCCAAAGTGTCTGCCGTTTCACCGGACTGGCTGATGGTAACAACCATACTGTTAGGTTGCACAAACGATTTTCTGTAACGGAATTCGCTGGCGATTTCCACGTTACAGGAAATTCCGGCAAGGGATTCCAACCAATAGCGCGCTACCATCGCCGAGTGATAACTGGTGCCGCAGGCGACGATTTGAATGTGTTTTACTTTTTTAAATAATTCTGCAGCGCCGTTGCCAAAGGTTTCATCCATTACCGATTCACTACTCAAACGACCTTCGAGTGTATTCATCACCGCATTAGGCTGTTCGTAAATTTCTTTGAGCATAAAGTGACGATATTGGCCTTTGTCACCCGCATCGTAACTGGCAGTAGATTCGTGAACCTGACGCTCAACGGCTACACCGTCTTTATCAAAAATACGAATGCTATGACGGGTGATTTCTGCTACATCACCTTCTTCCAAAAAAATAAAACGGCGAGTGACTGGCAATAGCGCAAGCTGGTCGGACGCAATAAAATTTTCGCCAATACCCAAACCAATCACTAAAGGTGAACCAGAACGCGCAACCACTAAACGCGATGCATCGTTTTTATCCATCAACACAGTGCCGTAAGCGCCGTGCAATTGTTTTACGGTTTTTTGTACCGCTGCTAATAAACTCTCGGTATTTTTTAATTCTTTTTGCACCAAATGCGCGATCACTTCGGTGTCGGTATCGGACGTAAATACATAACCTTCTTCTTGCAACAGGCGACGTAAATTTGCGTGGTTTTCAATAATGCCGTTATGCACGACCGCGATATGTTCTTTTGACACGTGCGGGTGCGCATTGCGCTCACTCGGCTCACCGTGGGTTGCCCAGCGGGTGTGTGCAATACCGGTACCGCCCGGTGTTGGGCTACTGTGTACTGCATCGGACAATTCTTTTACTTTGCCCAAGCGACGTACGCGTTGCAATTCGCCGCTGCTATTCACCACAGCCACACCGGCTGAGTCGTATCCACGATATTCAAGGCGGCGTAATCCTTCCACCAGAATATCCACCACATCGCGTTGCGCTACTGCGCCAACAATTCCACACATAATTTTCTCCTTAGGTTTCTGAGCTGTAGTAAAAATTTGTAGTAGTAAAAATATTTTTTTAATCCCTATCAAAAAGGGGAGGAAGAGCAATCCCTCCTAACCTCCCTTTTTCAAAGGGAGGGATTAAATCCCCCTCTTTGAAAAAGAGGGGTTAGGGGAGATTAGGGGTGTTAACCAATAATCACTTGCACACCTTGTTGTTCTATTTTTTGTTTATCGTTTGCATCAATGCCGTCATCAGTGACGAGGACTTTTATCGCTGACCAAGGCAATTCCAGATTGTGAATTTTGCGCCCGATCTTGTCGGACTCCGCCATCACAATCACTTCGCGCGCGACTTCGGCCATCACGCGGCTCAAGCTGTAAAGTTCGTTAAAGGTGGTCGTGCCGCGCTCCAAATCCAAACCATCCGCGCCGATAAAAAATTGGTCGAAGTTGTAGGAACGTAAAATTTGTTCGGCGAGTTGGCCTTGAAAGCCTTCGGATTTTGGGTCCCAAGTGCCGCCGGTCATGAGAATCGTGGGTTCGTTTTCCAGCTCGCGCAGGGCGTTGGCGATGCTGAGGGAGTTGGTCATCACCACTAGCCCTTGCTTGTGCGATAACTCGGGGAGTAGTGCTGATGTAGTAGAACTGCCGCTATCGAGGATGATGCGGTTGTGGTCGCGTATCAGTTGCGCGGCAGCTTTGGCAATGGCTTGCTTACGAACCGAAACTTTTTCGACCGGATCGCTCATCAATTCTTGGGGAACCGGAACAGCACCACCGTAACGACGCAACAGCAAGCCGTTGGATTCCAGGGCAGCCAAGTCCTTGCGGATAGTGACTTCTGAGGTAGCAAACTGCTCGGCAAGCGCTTCAACACTGACTTCGCCACTACTGTTAAGCAGGTCGATAATCGCCCTACGGCGCTGCTGGGTGTTGCGTTTTGTCATGATAACTTGCCAATAAGTTTCGATTTGAAAGATATTGTAGTCTTTCGAAACTTATTGGCAAGGTTTATTTGGTTAAAAAAGCAACTTGGTATTAGAAGAACAGGCGCGCCAAAGGCATGCTTACCTGTCCAAAATCCCAGAATTCTTCAACATTGGCGTTGATCATGACGGCAACTACCATGTTTCGCTCTGGAATCACCATCAGCCAACTTTGCGAGCCGCGTGAAACGCCGCCGTGGTTGGCATTTTTGATGATGCCGTTGCCATCGTCATACTCTGCCCAACGCCACCCAAGTGCATAGTTTTGTGGATTGATTGAACCATCTGATAGTTGCTGGGGTTGCCAGAAAAGCGCGCGGGTTTGTGGGGCGATGAAATCATCATTCAACCAAGCCGAACCCAGCATGGCCATATCGGAAGGTGTGGAGATGAACCCGCCGCCTGCGAGCCGATGGCTTAAATCGACTTTTTGCCACACGCGAAATGCAGGGTGCTTTCCATCTTTATTCCAATAAAAAGTCGCCAATGAATTCGGCTGGGACAATTCATATTCAGCACCCGTGGCGTTCATTCCCAGAGGCGTAAAAATGTTGTTGCGCATAGCACTAAGAAAAGGCTCATCTGCTACAGATTCCAACACCACACTCTGCAATACGGTATTGAAACTGGTGTAGTGAAATTGGCTGCCCGGCGTAAATAGCAGCGCTGTATCATCAAATACTTCCAGCGATTCACGCACAGATGTGTAGCGTTTATCGAGCTTAAATAAATAATGCATTCCCCACAGGTCGCCATAATTATCCAGATAATCCGGCAAGCCGCTGGAGTGGGAGGCGAGTTGCCGCGGTGTAATATTTCTCCATTGCGGATTAGGTAAATCCGCAATGTAATGGGAGATAGGTTTATCCAAATCGATTTTTCCATCTTGGACAAATTTAGCGAGCAATGTGGCGGTGACAGCTTTAGAGGTACTGCCAATCCGGAATTGTGTGCTATCAGTTGCGGGGGTTTGTTGTTCGATATTTTCCCAACCCACTGCACCCGCCCAGATAATTTTTCCATCCACTGCGACTGCAGCCGACATTGCCGGTGCGTGAATTTTTTCCCGCTGTTGCGCGAGTAATGCTAATGCCGCAGTTGATTGTGGATGCGCAGAAAATGCAGTTGTTTGTGGATAGGTATCCGGCGCGGCTATATCGGTCGGGAACCACATAGGTACTTTGCCTTCATAGGCAAGGAATTGGTAAATCGGTGCGGCAAACCAAATTAATGTCATCGCACCGGCGAGCAGGCTGATTTTTTTGTAGGAAATCTTGCACATTTTTTTTCACCATCGCGTGTTATTTAAAAATAACACTCTGGTGGAGCAAGCAGAAAATGGCTTAGCAAAATCAAAAAAAACTGATCGATTTTAAAATTGATCAGCGAAATTCACTTTTATTAAGGTGAATTCTGCTGTTGCGTTGCTGTGCGATACGCCGTTGGCGTAGTGCCCGTAATTTCTTTGAATGCGCGATTAAATGAAGCGATTGAACCATAACCCAGATCCAGCGCAATCGTGAGCACTGGCAATGATGTTTCCACCAAGCGCTTGCGCGCCGCCTCGATCCGGTAGTAATTCAGGAAGGCGTTGAAGTTGGTGTAACCCAGCGACTGGTTAATCAGTTTGCGCAAATGGTGTTCCGCGCATTCCAATTGTTCGGCCAGTTTGCTGATGGTGAGATCGGGTTGTAAGTAACCCGCATCGTCAATAAAACAGTGCAGCTTTTTAGCGAGTGCATTTTCTTGCGGGATCAAACGTGAATAGCGCGGTGCATCCGGTGTTGTATTTGATACGGATTCTGGTTTTATCGATAACGCATGAAAAAAAAGCAACGCCGCCGTCACACTGGTGCCAAGCAAACAAATGGACGCGTTCATCAGCATGAAAAACTGATGGCGATTCAACCCGGTTCTGCTGAGCTCGACCAGATCCAGCATGAGAAAAAATAATCCGACTAACAATACAAACCAAAAACGCGCCACACGCCGCTGCTCCACCAAGTCATTGCGCCAGGTCAGCATCACACTCGCCAAAAGATGCACAATAAAAATCAATGCGATGACATGGCTCGCCATTTGGAGCTGACCGCCACCACCACGAATCAGGAAAACATAAATATAAAAACAACCCAGCAACACCAAGGCTAGTTTTCCAACAATCGGCCAGCGCTGTAAATTGAATTCGTCATCAAACAGTTGTTTGCCGAGCAACCATAAAAATACCGGCATGGTGTGGGTAAACATCAACAGGATGCTGCGAATAAAACCCTGCGGGCGCGGTGAGTAAGGTGCGGTCAACAGTAAATAAGCAGCAATACCGAGCGCCAACATCAGTGGAAGAACCTGCATGCGAAAAGTAGATTGCGTGCGATAGGGCTTATAAAACAGATAGGCAACCAATAGCAGCAATTGCCCGATGCAGGCGTAGCGGATAAAAAAATCAACACTGGAAATCAGGTTATTGGTAAACATGTGGGTTTCCATCACATCGACCCTGACTGTTTTTATAAAGGGTTAGGATTATGTTGCGTAGACTGATGACCTATGCCCAACCTTGATCACCACCACAACCAATTCACCATCGCGGATTTCATAGACAATCCGGTAGTTGCCTTGGCGAACACGATACAGCTCATGGCCGCTGAGTTTGATGCAACCATGGGCGCGGGGATTTTCGGCAAGTTCGTCGATACGGCTGAGAATTCGCTGGATGTCTGCAGTGGGAATTGCGCGCAGATCTTTCGCCACAGAACTTTTGAAGGTGATTTTATAGTTTGCCATTCGCCTTCAAGTCATTGAGTAGCGCTTCATAGCTAACTTCCGGTTCACTCACACGATCGGCGTAGGCTTTAAGGTCTTGCTGGTCTTCGCTCATCAACAGGCGCACGGCTTCATCGACCAGTTCAGAGACAGATACCTGGGTCGATGCCGCTTTCAGGCGAAGGGCTTGATGGAGTTGCGGATCGAAGTAGATGGTTGAGCGCTTGGATAACTGGCTCA belongs to Cellvibrio sp. pealriver and includes:
- the glmS gene encoding glutamine--fructose-6-phosphate transaminase (isomerizing), translated to MCGIVGAVAQRDVVDILVEGLRRLEYRGYDSAGVAVVNSSGELQRVRRLGKVKELSDAVHSSPTPGGTGIAHTRWATHGEPSERNAHPHVSKEHIAVVHNGIIENHANLRRLLQEEGYVFTSDTDTEVIAHLVQKELKNTESLLAAVQKTVKQLHGAYGTVLMDKNDASRLVVARSGSPLVIGLGIGENFIASDQLALLPVTRRFIFLEEGDVAEITRHSIRIFDKDGVAVERQVHESTASYDAGDKGQYRHFMLKEIYEQPNAVMNTLEGRLSSESVMDETFGNGAAELFKKVKHIQIVACGTSYHSAMVARYWLESLAGISCNVEIASEFRYRKSFVQPNSMVVTISQSGETADTLAALRLAKELGYLGSLSICNVAGSSLVRESDLAFMTRAGAEIGVASTKAFTTQLVGLAMLVLAIGKYNGLSAEQQKEMVGALKNLPAKLEESLALAPKIEALAEEFADKHHSLFLGRGDQYPIAMEGALKLKEISYIHAEAYAAGELKHGPLALIDAEMPIIVVAPNNDLLEKLKSNVEEVRARGGILYVFADEDAHFESDATMRVINVPHIHPWLAPILYTLPLQLLSYYVAIIKGTDVDQPRNLAKSVTVE
- a CDS encoding DeoR/GlpR family DNA-binding transcription regulator, which encodes MTKRNTQQRRRAIIDLLNSSGEVSVEALAEQFATSEVTIRKDLAALESNGLLLRRYGGAVPVPQELMSDPVEKVSVRKQAIAKAAAQLIRDHNRIILDSGSSTTSALLPELSHKQGLVVMTNSLSIANALRELENEPTILMTGGTWDPKSEGFQGQLAEQILRSYNFDQFFIGADGLDLERGTTTFNELYSLSRVMAEVAREVIVMAESDKIGRKIHNLELPWSAIKVLVTDDGIDANDKQKIEQQGVQVIIG
- a CDS encoding serine hydrolase gives rise to the protein MCKISYKKISLLAGAMTLIWFAAPIYQFLAYEGKVPMWFPTDIAAPDTYPQTTAFSAHPQSTAALALLAQQREKIHAPAMSAAVAVDGKIIWAGAVGWENIEQQTPATDSTQFRIGSTSKAVTATLLAKFVQDGKIDLDKPISHYIADLPNPQWRNITPRQLASHSSGLPDYLDNYGDLWGMHYLFKLDKRYTSVRESLEVFDDTALLFTPGSQFHYTSFNTVLQSVVLESVADEPFLSAMRNNIFTPLGMNATGAEYELSQPNSLATFYWNKDGKHPAFRVWQKVDLSHRLAGGGFISTPSDMAMLGSAWLNDDFIAPQTRALFWQPQQLSDGSINPQNYALGWRWAEYDDGNGIIKNANHGGVSRGSQSWLMVIPERNMVVAVMINANVEEFWDFGQVSMPLARLFF
- a CDS encoding AraC family transcriptional regulator, which translates into the protein MFTNNLISSVDFFIRYACIGQLLLLVAYLFYKPYRTQSTFRMQVLPLMLALGIAAYLLLTAPYSPRPQGFIRSILLMFTHTMPVFLWLLGKQLFDDEFNLQRWPIVGKLALVLLGCFYIYVFLIRGGGGQLQMASHVIALIFIVHLLASVMLTWRNDLVEQRRVARFWFVLLVGLFFLMLDLVELSRTGLNRHQFFMLMNASICLLGTSVTAALLFFHALSIKPESVSNTTPDAPRYSRLIPQENALAKKLHCFIDDAGYLQPDLTISKLAEQLECAEHHLRKLINQSLGYTNFNAFLNYYRIEAARKRLVETSLPVLTIALDLGYGSIASFNRAFKEITGTTPTAYRTATQQQNSP
- a CDS encoding type II toxin-antitoxin system RelE/ParE family toxin is translated as MANYKITFKSSVAKDLRAIPTADIQRILSRIDELAENPRAHGCIKLSGHELYRVRQGNYRIVYEIRDGELVVVVIKVGHRSSVYAT
- a CDS encoding ribbon-helix-helix domain-containing protein — encoded protein: MSQLSKRSTIYFDPQLHQALRLKAASTQVSVSELVDEAVRLLMSEDQQDLKAYADRVSEPEVSYEALLNDLKANGKL